The Bacteroidota bacterium genome includes a region encoding these proteins:
- a CDS encoding fibronectin type III domain-containing protein encodes MKKIHLLLLLCFALSGTMQATIHIINVSNFVFTPNALTVNCNDTIQFHRVNGTHPVVSESGAWTTFTMSGALINQNIALSTAGTYAYYCDFHGGAGGVGMAGTITVTCAPPTCTTPGGVTSAMITSTTAKISWSAVVGATKYQIQYRPVGTPTWLKKNSTTLTKKLVGLTPSTTYQYKVKAICAVGSSPFSTIQTFTTLAFDDGGGDTKQEIAPVQEEHVTQMGVYPNPNSGEFQVVMMHVHQDGVKVQVYDMTGKLILEQPVTLMDMDFVENIKLPDGFKGNAIIKVTVDGKDYTKDILVQ; translated from the coding sequence CGTTTCCAACTTTGTATTTACGCCAAATGCACTTACGGTGAATTGTAATGATACCATTCAATTTCATCGCGTGAATGGCACCCATCCTGTGGTTTCAGAATCGGGTGCATGGACTACTTTTACAATGAGTGGAGCACTTATCAACCAAAATATTGCTTTATCTACCGCAGGAACTTATGCTTATTATTGCGATTTTCATGGTGGGGCAGGCGGAGTAGGTATGGCAGGAACTATTACGGTTACTTGTGCACCTCCAACCTGTACAACACCAGGTGGGGTTACATCAGCTATGATAACTTCAACAACTGCCAAAATTTCATGGTCAGCAGTTGTTGGCGCAACTAAATATCAGATACAATACAGACCGGTAGGAACACCAACATGGTTGAAAAAAAATTCAACAACCCTAACTAAAAAACTTGTCGGCCTTACACCCTCAACTACATATCAATATAAGGTAAAAGCAATTTGTGCGGTAGGAAGCAGTCCCTTTAGTACGATTCAAACCTTCACCACACTTGCGTTCGATGATGGAGGTGGTGATACGAAACAAGAAATAGCTCCTGTTCAGGAAGAGCATGTTACGCAAATGGGAGTTTATCCGAATCCGAATTCCGGAGAATTTCAAGTAGTTATGATGCATGTGCATCAGGATGGTGTGAAAGTTCAGGTTTACGATATGACGGGGAAACTGATTTTGGAACAACCTGTAACATTGATGGATATGGATTTTGTTGAAAATATTAAACTTCCGGATGGTTTCAAAGGAAATGCAATTATTAAGGTTACTGTTGATGGAAAGGATTATACAAAGGATATATTGGTGCAGTAA
- the lpxK gene encoding tetraacyldisaccharide 4'-kinase, translated as MRILLLPFAWIYGALILIRNYFYDKGWLRSFEFDFPVILVGNLSTGGTGKTPHVEYLLRLLMPDYKVATLSRGYKRKMKGYGLATELSLVEDIGDEPKLYKQKYPDAEVAVSEKRVIGIYYLLNDEPDVKVVILDDGMQHRRLKAGFQILLTQYNKLFTEDHMLPAGNLREPSSGKKRAYVIIVTKCPESLSSSEKNNIKEKIDPHQNQKVFFTTQQYGNLYPLFDDQKIKNVTTEQDAIMVTGIAGNKEMEVYLNKNFKTIKNISFSDHHYYTDDNIKFIQLRSEGKIIITTEKDAMRLMEKKETILQHGLSIFVLPIEIKFLEDKEVFSDKVINYIKSYANAESSSN; from the coding sequence ATGCGCATTTTACTACTTCCTTTTGCATGGATATATGGAGCACTGATACTAATTAGAAATTATTTTTACGATAAAGGATGGCTTCGAAGTTTTGAATTTGATTTTCCTGTTATATTGGTTGGAAACCTTTCTACAGGCGGCACAGGAAAAACTCCCCATGTTGAATATTTACTTCGTTTGTTAATGCCTGATTACAAGGTGGCAACACTTAGTCGCGGTTACAAACGCAAAATGAAAGGTTATGGACTGGCTACAGAATTAAGTTTGGTGGAGGATATTGGCGATGAGCCAAAATTATATAAACAAAAATATCCTGATGCGGAAGTTGCAGTAAGTGAAAAACGTGTTATCGGAATTTATTATTTATTAAATGATGAACCCGATGTAAAAGTGGTGATACTGGATGATGGAATGCAACATAGAAGGTTAAAGGCCGGGTTTCAAATTTTATTGACGCAATACAACAAACTTTTTACGGAAGATCACATGCTTCCTGCAGGTAACCTTAGAGAACCCTCTTCTGGCAAAAAGAGAGCATACGTTATTATAGTAACCAAATGTCCTGAATCATTATCTTCCTCGGAAAAAAATAATATCAAAGAAAAAATTGATCCTCATCAAAACCAAAAAGTATTTTTTACAACACAACAATATGGAAATTTATATCCTTTGTTTGATGATCAAAAAATAAAAAATGTTACCACTGAACAAGATGCAATAATGGTGACAGGTATAGCAGGTAATAAGGAGATGGAAGTCTACTTAAATAAAAATTTTAAAACCATAAAAAATATTTCCTTCAGCGACCATCACTATTATACAGATGATAATATCAAATTCATCCAACTCAGATCGGAGGGTAAAATTATTATCACCACAGAAAAAGATGCCATGCGGTTGATGGAAAAAAAAGAAACAATTCTACAGCACGGGCTTTCTATTTTTGTTTTGCCTATTGAAATAAAATTTTTGGAGGATAAGGAGGTATTTTCAGATAAGGTCATAAATTATATAAAAAGTTATGCCAATGCTGAAAGTTCTTCGAATTAA
- a CDS encoding purine-nucleoside phosphorylase: MDTLMDRLNEAVFFIRQRTAFQPEYGIILGTGLGNLVKDIKVENEINYSLIPHFQVSTVESHSGKLIFGTIGDKKVVAMQGRFHYYEGYTMEEVVFPVRALKLLGIKKLFISNAAGSLNTHINKGDLMIIRDHINLQPSNPLIGPNDYDLGPRFPDLFRCYDPELIAKAMEIALANNITCHSGVYVSVPGPNLETAAEYKYLHIIGGDAVGMSTVPEVLAAVHMGLPVFAISVITDKGYPHDEIEPVSIESVIAVAKEAEPKMTIILKEMIAGL; the protein is encoded by the coding sequence ATGGATACATTAATGGATAGATTGAATGAAGCTGTATTCTTCATTCGCCAACGCACTGCCTTTCAACCCGAGTATGGCATTATATTAGGAACTGGGTTGGGAAATTTAGTTAAGGATATCAAGGTAGAAAATGAGATAAATTATTCACTGATCCCGCATTTTCAGGTTTCTACGGTGGAAAGTCACAGTGGTAAACTGATTTTCGGAACCATAGGGGATAAAAAAGTTGTGGCAATGCAGGGCCGTTTTCACTATTATGAAGGTTATACCATGGAGGAAGTAGTATTTCCCGTTAGAGCACTCAAATTATTGGGGATTAAAAAACTTTTTATTTCTAATGCCGCAGGGAGCTTAAATACACATATCAATAAGGGTGATCTGATGATAATTCGCGACCATATCAATCTTCAGCCTTCCAATCCGCTTATTGGCCCCAACGATTATGATCTTGGTCCTCGTTTTCCTGATCTTTTCCGCTGTTATGATCCTGAACTTATTGCAAAGGCGATGGAAATTGCCCTTGCAAACAATATAACCTGTCACTCCGGTGTTTATGTGAGTGTTCCCGGACCAAATCTCGAAACAGCGGCAGAATATAAATATCTGCATATTATTGGTGGAGATGCAGTGGGGATGAGTACCGTGCCTGAGGTGTTGGCGGCAGTGCATATGGGTTTACCGGTATTTGCTATTTCGGTGATAACGGATAAGGGTTATCCGCACGATGAAATAGAACCTGTAAGTATAGAAAGTGTAATTGCAGTAGCAAAAGAGGCAGAACCAAAAATGACGATCATATTAAAGGAGATGATAGCAGGATTGTAA
- a CDS encoding class I SAM-dependent methyltransferase codes for MEEEILKNIATQLRQPQGEFAIQVGERMNKGNLFINMFTLDALNLNGEENILEIGMGNGFFVKDLLNKYPKVTYSGCDYSEIMVEESRKNNTEFIQNGRADFICGQADKLPFADATFDKIFTINTLYFWEDTTVVFNELKRVLKPSGQIIIAVRPKKVMEKYPFVKYGFKMYDRETLISLVTDNNFSIIDVLESEEPTQEINNIQMPVSTLLVSAELKRV; via the coding sequence ATGGAAGAAGAAATATTAAAAAATATCGCCACACAGCTTCGTCAACCACAGGGTGAATTTGCCATTCAGGTAGGGGAGAGGATGAACAAGGGTAATTTGTTTATTAATATGTTTACCCTTGATGCATTAAATTTAAATGGCGAGGAAAACATTCTGGAGATTGGGATGGGGAATGGTTTTTTTGTAAAAGATTTGTTGAATAAATATCCGAAAGTTACTTATTCCGGTTGCGATTATTCTGAAATAATGGTTGAGGAATCCAGGAAGAACAATACCGAATTTATACAAAATGGACGTGCCGATTTTATTTGCGGACAAGCAGATAAATTGCCATTTGCAGATGCAACTTTTGATAAAATATTTACCATAAATACTTTATATTTTTGGGAGGATACCACGGTTGTTTTTAATGAATTAAAAAGAGTGCTTAAACCATCAGGTCAGATCATAATTGCAGTAAGACCCAAAAAGGTGATGGAAAAATATCCCTTTGTAAAATACGGATTTAAAATGTACGATAGAGAAACTCTGATCTCTTTAGTAACGGATAATAATTTCAGTATAATTGATGTATTAGAATCAGAGGAACCTACACAGGAAATTAATAATATCCAAATGCCGGTTTCCACATTGCTGGTGAGTGCAGAATTAAAACGTGTTTAA
- a CDS encoding asparagine synthetase B, giving the protein MMKKVLIIILLSFSLLPVQASYLLLPMDDAQKDHLKCYGIAFWVLENGSKLDWMLNYRGGSFCFAYSDLLEKECLIRNVSYEIIPDASYNKIVSDIGDPEVNMDVMKLEKAPKVAVYSPKSKQPWDDAVTLVLTYSEIPYTLVYDEEVMNGELPKYDWLHLHHEDFTGQYGKFWSAYHTQAWYQQQVMENETIATEFGFTKVSQLKLAVTHKIRDFVSGGGFLFAMCSAADSYDIALSAEGVDICESMFDGDPADPNSQQKLDYSKTFAFKDYTISRNPYEYAISNIDVSQSRNVPKELDFFTLFDFSAKWDPVPTMLTQCHERTIAGFYGQTTGFKKELIKSSVLIMGENKSANEARYIHGEFGYGTWSFYGGHDPEDYKHYVGDPPTELELHPNSAGYRLILNNVLFPAAKKQKQKT; this is encoded by the coding sequence ATGATGAAAAAAGTTTTAATTATCATTTTGTTATCCTTTTCACTTTTACCGGTGCAGGCTTCCTATTTGCTGCTACCTATGGATGATGCTCAGAAGGACCATTTAAAATGTTATGGAATTGCCTTTTGGGTTTTGGAAAATGGCTCAAAACTGGATTGGATGCTCAATTACCGGGGTGGAAGTTTTTGTTTCGCCTATTCCGATCTTTTGGAAAAGGAATGTTTGATACGCAATGTGAGTTATGAAATAATTCCGGATGCGAGTTACAATAAAATTGTATCAGACATTGGTGATCCCGAGGTAAATATGGATGTGATGAAACTGGAAAAAGCTCCGAAAGTAGCGGTATATTCTCCAAAATCAAAACAACCCTGGGATGATGCAGTTACTTTGGTTCTTACATATTCCGAAATACCATACACATTAGTTTATGATGAAGAAGTAATGAATGGCGAATTGCCAAAATACGACTGGTTGCATTTACACCATGAAGATTTTACAGGTCAGTATGGAAAATTCTGGAGTGCTTATCATACACAGGCCTGGTATCAGCAACAGGTGATGGAAAATGAAACAATAGCAACCGAATTCGGATTCACCAAAGTTTCTCAGTTGAAATTGGCAGTGACACATAAAATAAGAGATTTTGTAAGTGGGGGCGGATTTTTATTTGCGATGTGCAGTGCAGCTGATAGTTATGATATTGCTTTAAGTGCCGAGGGTGTGGATATTTGTGAAAGTATGTTTGATGGTGATCCTGCAGACCCAAACTCACAACAGAAATTAGATTATAGTAAAACCTTTGCCTTTAAAGATTATACCATTAGCAGAAATCCTTATGAATATGCAATTTCTAATATTGATGTTTCTCAATCGCGAAATGTCCCGAAGGAATTAGACTTTTTTACTTTATTTGATTTCTCCGCAAAATGGGATCCTGTTCCAACTATGTTGACCCAATGTCATGAAAGAACAATTGCAGGATTTTATGGCCAAACCACCGGATTTAAAAAAGAACTCATTAAAAGTTCTGTATTAATCATGGGTGAAAATAAATCGGCAAACGAAGCGCGTTATATTCACGGTGAATTTGGTTACGGCACTTGGTCATTCTACGGCGGCCATGATCCTGAAGATTATAAACATTATGTCGGCGATCCTCCAACAGAATTAGAATTGCATCCGAATTCTGCGGGATATAGATTGATATTAAATAATGTTTTATTTCCAGCTGCAAAAAAACAAAAACAGAAAACTTAG
- a CDS encoding succinate dehydrogenase cytochrome b subunit, with translation MSWFNTFLTSSIGRKLVMAITGLFLITFLIVHCAINSMIFFNDGGKTFNLAAHFMGSNVIIRFMEIVLFAGIILHIIQAYLLYFQNQKARPIGYAVNKPQQNSKWYSRSMTLLGTLLLMFLVLHINHFWKESRMGGIGSIEALPEVMIGDKPVLNLYSEMVATFHSPLIVVIYILGVISLCWHLIHGFQSAFQTLGINHKKYTPFIKSVGIGFSVLISLIFIMMPLALHFGWVR, from the coding sequence ATGAGTTGGTTTAATACGTTTCTTACTTCTTCCATTGGCCGTAAATTGGTGATGGCTATAACCGGATTGTTCCTGATCACTTTCCTGATTGTGCATTGTGCAATAAATTCGATGATCTTTTTTAACGACGGTGGGAAAACCTTCAATCTGGCGGCCCATTTTATGGGTTCCAATGTGATCATACGTTTTATGGAGATCGTTTTGTTTGCGGGAATTATTCTCCATATCATTCAGGCCTATTTGCTCTATTTTCAAAATCAAAAGGCCCGGCCAATTGGATATGCCGTTAATAAACCTCAACAAAACAGCAAATGGTATAGCAGAAGCATGACTCTTTTGGGAACGCTGCTTTTAATGTTTCTAGTACTGCATATCAATCACTTTTGGAAAGAATCGAGAATGGGTGGAATTGGAAGTATCGAAGCCCTGCCGGAAGTAATGATAGGAGATAAGCCGGTTCTGAATTTATACAGCGAAATGGTGGCTACCTTTCATAGTCCGCTTATAGTTGTTATTTATATTCTCGGAGTGATCTCTCTTTGCTGGCATTTAATCCATGGATTTCAATCAGCCTTTCAAACATTAGGAATAAATCATAAAAAATATACACCATTCATTAAAAGTGTAGGGATAGGATTTTCGGTGCTTATCAGTTTAATTTTTATAATGATGCCGTTGGCGTTGCATTTTGGGTGGGTGAGGTAG
- a CDS encoding fumarate reductase/succinate dehydrogenase flavoprotein subunit, translated as MSLDSKIPEGPLDEKWTNYKDHVKLVNPANKRKLEIIVIGTGLAGASAAASLAELGYKVKAFCFQDSPRRAHSIAAQGGINAAKNYKNDGDSVHRLFYDTIKGGDFRAREGNVHRLAEVSVNIIDQCVAQGVPFAREYGGLLDNRSFGGAQVSRTFYARGQTGQQLLIGAYQALERQIGVGNVEMFSRHEMLDIVVIDGKARGIIARDLVDGKLERHFGHAVLLCTGGYGNVFFLSTNAMGSNVTAAWKAYKRGAYFGNPCYTQIHPTCIPVSGEFQSKLTLMSESLRNDGRVWVPKTQEDAKAIRTGAKKPTDIPENDRDYYLERKYPSYGNLAPRDISSRAAKEACDDGRGVGESGLSVYLDFADAIKRLGQATIEERYGNLFEMYSHITGEDPYQVPMRIYPAVHYTMGGLWVDYELMTSVPGLYALGEANFSDHGANRLGASALMQGLADGYFVIPYTIGSYLSDEIFTKAIPTDHPAFEEAENNVRGTIEKLLSIQGNKSVDQYHKELGKIMWDYCGMARTAEGLTKAKQMVRELREEFWKNVRVTGKSGELNQDLEKAWRVADFFELGELMIKDALDRNESCGGHFRVEYQESGEAKRDDANYAYVAAWQFQGIDNEPVMHKEELVFENIKLAVRSYK; from the coding sequence ATGTCGCTCGATTCAAAAATACCGGAAGGCCCATTAGACGAAAAGTGGACGAACTATAAAGATCATGTGAAGCTGGTGAATCCGGCAAACAAACGCAAACTCGAAATTATTGTGATCGGAACGGGATTGGCGGGAGCGTCGGCGGCGGCTTCGTTGGCGGAGTTGGGTTATAAGGTGAAAGCGTTTTGTTTTCAGGACAGTCCGAGAAGAGCGCATAGCATTGCTGCTCAAGGCGGGATAAATGCTGCGAAAAATTATAAGAATGACGGAGATTCGGTACATAGATTATTCTATGACACCATTAAAGGAGGCGATTTTAGAGCCAGAGAAGGAAATGTGCACAGATTAGCTGAAGTGAGTGTGAATATCATTGATCAATGCGTTGCGCAAGGAGTTCCATTTGCAAGAGAATATGGTGGATTATTAGATAATCGTTCCTTTGGAGGAGCACAGGTATCGAGAACATTTTATGCAAGGGGTCAGACGGGACAACAATTATTAATTGGTGCCTATCAGGCTTTGGAGCGACAAATTGGTGTGGGTAATGTGGAGATGTTTTCACGTCACGAGATGCTTGATATTGTTGTTATTGATGGCAAAGCAAGAGGAATTATAGCTAGGGATCTTGTGGATGGAAAATTGGAGCGTCATTTCGGACATGCAGTTTTACTTTGCACAGGTGGATATGGAAACGTTTTTTTCCTCTCTACCAATGCCATGGGAAGTAATGTTACTGCTGCCTGGAAAGCATATAAACGCGGAGCATATTTTGGAAATCCTTGTTATACGCAGATACATCCGACCTGTATTCCGGTTTCCGGTGAGTTTCAGAGCAAACTTACGCTCATGAGTGAAAGTTTGCGGAATGATGGTCGTGTTTGGGTTCCAAAAACGCAGGAAGACGCAAAAGCCATCAGGACCGGAGCAAAAAAACCTACCGATATCCCCGAAAACGATCGGGATTACTATCTGGAACGAAAATACCCCTCATATGGCAATTTAGCTCCCCGCGATATTTCGAGTCGTGCAGCCAAGGAAGCATGCGATGATGGTCGTGGAGTTGGTGAAAGTGGTCTTTCTGTTTACCTCGATTTTGCCGACGCAATTAAACGTTTAGGTCAGGCAACAATTGAGGAACGATATGGTAATTTGTTCGAAATGTATTCCCATATCACAGGTGAAGATCCATATCAGGTTCCGATGCGCATCTATCCGGCAGTGCATTACACAATGGGGGGATTATGGGTGGATTATGAACTTATGACCTCCGTTCCGGGATTGTACGCACTCGGTGAAGCAAACTTTAGTGACCATGGAGCCAATAGGTTAGGAGCTTCAGCTCTTATGCAAGGTTTGGCAGATGGATACTTCGTAATACCTTATACTATTGGGTCCTATTTGTCGGATGAGATCTTTACCAAAGCAATTCCTACCGACCATCCTGCATTTGAGGAGGCAGAAAATAATGTGCGTGGAACCATCGAAAAATTGTTATCCATTCAGGGTAATAAGTCAGTGGATCAATACCACAAAGAACTCGGCAAGATCATGTGGGATTATTGCGGAATGGCGAGAACTGCGGAAGGATTGACAAAGGCAAAACAAATGGTGCGTGAATTAAGGGAAGAATTCTGGAAAAACGTTCGTGTAACTGGTAAATCCGGCGAATTGAACCAAGACCTTGAAAAAGCTTGGAGAGTTGCCGATTTCTTTGAACTCGGAGAATTAATGATAAAAGATGCGCTCGACAGAAATGAGAGCTGTGGAGGCCATTTCCGTGTGGAATATCAGGAATCTGGAGAAGCGAAAAGAGACGATGCTAACTACGCTTATGTTGCAGCTTGGCAGTTTCAAGGTATTGATAATGAACCTGTTATGCATAAGGAGGAATTGGTGTTTGAGAATATTAAGTTGGCGGTGAGGAGCTATAAATAG
- a CDS encoding succinate dehydrogenase/fumarate reductase iron-sulfur subunit, whose amino-acid sequence MNFKLKIWRQANTTSQGKLVEYAIENISSNTSFLEMVDILNEQLINKGEEPVAFDHDCREGICGSCSMYINGRAHGPQKLSTTCQLYMRNFSDGETITLEPFRAKGFPVLKDLVVDRTAFDRIIAAGGYIGVSTGQAQDANAIPVEKHMADAAMDAAACIGCGACVAACKNASAMLFVSAKVSHLALLPQGDPERKKRALAMVAQMDAEGFGSCTNTYACEAECPKGISVANIARLNREYLSASLGSEEKLK is encoded by the coding sequence ATGAATTTTAAATTAAAGATCTGGCGGCAGGCAAATACCACTTCACAGGGTAAGTTGGTGGAATATGCCATTGAAAATATCAGTTCTAACACTTCCTTTTTGGAGATGGTGGATATTTTGAATGAGCAACTTATTAATAAGGGTGAAGAACCAGTGGCCTTTGATCATGATTGTCGCGAAGGGATATGTGGAAGTTGCAGCATGTATATTAATGGACGCGCGCATGGCCCTCAAAAATTATCTACTACCTGTCAGTTATATATGCGTAATTTTTCCGATGGGGAGACTATAACGTTGGAACCATTCCGCGCAAAAGGTTTCCCTGTTTTAAAGGATCTTGTTGTTGACCGCACTGCGTTTGACAGAATTATAGCAGCCGGCGGATATATTGGAGTTTCCACGGGTCAGGCCCAGGATGCCAATGCAATTCCCGTTGAAAAACATATGGCTGACGCAGCAATGGATGCTGCGGCGTGTATAGGATGTGGTGCCTGTGTTGCAGCATGTAAAAATGCTTCGGCAATGTTATTTGTCTCCGCAAAAGTTTCTCATCTCGCATTATTACCTCAAGGAGACCCCGAACGCAAAAAACGCGCTCTTGCCATGGTGGCCCAAATGGACGCCGAAGGTTTCGGTTCCTGCACAAACACCTACGCCTGCGAAGCCGAATGCCCAAAAGGAATTTCCGTTGCCAATATTGCACGTCTAAATCGGGAATATTTGAGTGCCAGTTTAGGGTCGGAGGAGAAGTTGAAGTGA